TAAGCGTGTCCATGCCCGTCACCATCGAAACCTATCCTCTTACCTTCTAGCCCAAGCTCCCTCATGTAGTCTGCTATAACGATCATCGGATGCTTCTCATCAGGATACTCCGTGTAACTGAGCACCTTATCAGCGTAAGAGTACTTCTCAGCATGCTCGAGCTCGAGCCTCGGGACGAACAGTATCCTCTCACCGCCAGCCAATATCAGAGCCGCTATGGGCCTCTCAGTTGGGATATGGAAGAAGTTCGTCACATAAGCGATGTTGGAGGGGGAGACTAAGTAGAGGGCATCCAACCCCTTCTCGCTCATCCTCTTAGTGATCTCGCCCACCCTCCTCTCAATCTCACCCTTCGTGATGTAGAGGATAATATCACCCGATGGAGCGTTGAGACAAAAAATTTAAAATCTTACGAGATCCGGATTAATCCAGTTAGCGTCACTTGGGGAGATCGGTGCTGGGAGCTGGAGTGAGGGAAGACCATCGATCTACGCCCCTAAGTTCAGTACTGCCTCAATGAAGGATGTTCGTAAGCTCTTATCTTCCCAAGGCCTGGGATGCGGGCTCACCCACCTCTAACTCGCATCTCCCGGAGAGGCTAATCGAACCCCTCCCACCAGAGGGCATCGAGAGGCCTCAACTCAACCTAGCTCGAGAGGTCTCGAAGATCTCCCTCACGCCTCACCGATAGCAAAGCTGATCCTCAGAGATCTTCGAAATGAGGAGTAGGTCCGCATACTCCCTGATCACCTCATCCACAACTTCAACCCTAATCCTCTCATCTCTGGAGAGGAGAAGCCTTCCTTTAGTGAGGACAATGTAGATGAAAGGTAGAGGGGCCCCGTTAAGCACTTGGACATCCACTGGGATCTTGAATCTCAGTTCAAGTTTCGATGAGAGCTCAACCTCGTATGAGAACGCCTCCTTCGGGTCCTCGATCCAGAGGGCTATATCTACGTCCCTGAAGAGCTCCCTCTCTAGGAAGCTTCCGTGAACGTAGGCGAACAGTATCCCATCAACTCCCTCTAGGGATTCCCTTAGTTCGCTTAGGAGCCTCTCCCTCTCACCATCAGCCATCCTGTAATACCTCAGCCCCGTTAGGCCGATCATCTCACCTCCTCAGAAACGACCTTACCTGAGCTATGAAGTCCTCGAAATCCCCTAGACCTTTTTTAACACTCTCATAAACCCTCTCATCTGAGATGCTCCAGTATCTATGAACCAAGAGGTTCCTCAGCCTGGCTGCTGAAGCTAGCCTAGATGCTAGCTCCTCCATCAGGACCCCTCTGGATCCGAGTCTCTCGAAGCAATGAGGGAACCCCTCAGCTGTTTCGTTGTAAAAGCTGAGAAGTATACGCAGGCATATGCTAGCTGAGGCCTCAACGAGCTGTATCACTAGGTACCTCATTGAGAGCTTCTCGTATATCGTCAGCTTCCCGAACTCCTTAGCTAAGATATCTCTTAAGATGAGAATAGCATCGTTGATCTCCCTGATGCGCGATTCTATCAGTTCATCCACCACGCTCATCACGTAATGACCGCAGGATAACTTAAAACGGATGCTCTAACTACCATCACGGGAGTAGTACCTTCTCTCAGTTCTCCACAATATTGCTCCATATCTCATCGATTGCCCTCCGCAGCAATTGCTTGCAAAAACTGTAACTTTATGGTTATCCAGTCGTATGAGTACTGAGGTCCCACTGTCCCCTATCCGCTGTTGCAATAGCTGTTTTTAATTCCTCTTTACTGAATACCATACTTAGAGACCTTCCTTAACCGTATTTTCACTTCTTGCCTTAATTCTTAATCTTATCATGAAACTACTGGCGGCGATATGAGAGCCACCTATGAACCTCCTCAACCTACTCTCGTTCTCCTAGTTCCTGAAGGCCTCAGCGTGCCCGCGGCCGTAAGGGTAGAGGGTGTTGATATATCACGAAAACATGCTTTTGAAAAGCAAATCCTCCCGGAGTTCCCTTCCTTGCGCGTATTGCATGGGAATCCTGAGCAATACCTTATTAAACTTCGGATCTTTCTGGAGAAAGTGCGTCGGCTGATGGGAACGGGTTCACGCACTAGTTTGAGGCTGCGTATACCTGACCCATACGAACCTTACCTTCGCTCAGGCAACGTCTTGATGCCCCTACACGAGCCTCTCATCAAATCGTTGAGGGCGAGTTGGCAAGCCGTCATCACAGTTCCAAGATAGATAGGTCTAAGTATAGAAATGCGGAGCAGATGTGGGATAATTTTTTTAAATAAGGTGAGCTAGTAGGAAGCTGAATGCAAAGCCACAACACTAAGCGAGTGCCAAGCTACAGAGCTTACAACATCAAGCATAGATACGATGTCTCAGAGTTCCTAGAAGCGTACAGACTGCTGCTTCAGAGGGCTTTGGATGGGATATGGGCTGCGATCGTATGGAAGCATGATAAACGTAACCCAGCAGTATTGAATCCAATAATACCGAAAAGTAGGAGTTCAAGAAGCAATTGAGGGATAAGTTGATGAAGGATTGGGACTACTCGAAGCATTACGTTGACTCAGCCATAAGGGAGGCCTACAGCCTTTTGAAATCCTGGAGGAGGAACTACTTGAAGGGGAGAAGAAAGGGGAAGCCCGTTATAAGGAGGAGGTTCGTTAGGGTAAAGGGAACGCTTTACAGCTACAGAGGAGGATAAAGATAAGCGTAAGGTCTCATAAGGAGTACTTAATTTTCGATATCTCGAGGGCCTGGTTCTCGAGGATGGTAAAGGAAGGGGAGCTGGGAGAGCTCATACTAAGGGAAGAACATCTAACGATAACCTTTAAGTTCAAAGAAAGAGAAGAAAAAACCATTGGGAAGATAGCGTGGGACTGCAATTTGAAAAGTTTGGATGGCTTCAATCCGAAGCTGGGATGGATCAGGATCGATTTAGGAAAGCTCTTTCATATCCACAGGGTCTATGAATTGAAGAGGGGGAGGCTGCAGTCTAAAGCGTTGAGGAAGCCCTCCCTCAAGAGAATTTTAGCTAAATACTCGAGGAGGGAGAGGAACAGAGCTAAAAACTTCGTTCACAAGCTGCCACTTCCCTATCTAGGGAGTACAGAAGCTATATACACGGCTTCGAGGATCTGAGGAAGGAGGGGATGTTCAAAAGATCGAGAAAGCATAACAAGAATGCGAGAAAGCATAATAGAAAGGTGGCGAAGAGCGATTGGAAGATCATACAATTTTTCATGTCATATAAGGCAAGGGTTGTGATCCTCAACCCAAAAGATACGAGTAGAAGGTGCTCCAGATGTGGGAAGATTAATAATAAGAATAAGAAGAGGAGGATTAGTACCCCGAAAAGCCTCAACCCTACGAGCTCCGGATGTGGGATGGTTGATGCCCCGAAGGGAGCTTACGAATGCAAATGTGGGTTGAGGATGGATAGGCAGCTTAACGCTGCCGTAAATTTGTACCTTCAGATGGAGGGTCTTTCTCCGAGCCAAAAGCTCTTTGAGGAGCTTACGAAAAAGCTCTTCGAGGGGCCGATGAGGGCCCGGAGCGGGTTCGCCCTGACGGGGGAGGAGGCCGATGATCGGGAGACTGATGAATCCCAAGGGCTAAATGGATATACTTATCCGTACTTAGCCCAGAACCCTTATTACATGTTCCTCTGAAGGGAGTTCGAATTCAGTTCGCTGTGGAGCGAGGATTCTTCTGTTCCTAAGACCCCCCCACTTTACGCTTAGATGTACCATCCTGACGTCGTGAGCGAAGGTCAATATAATATTATATTGATACACTCGCTCCCACGTGGTCGGGCTCCACCTGAAGTGGTACACTAAGGCCAGGAGGTTCTTGGAGGTCGCCAAGAGGGAACTTGAGGAGGGCTATTATGATTTCGCTGCTTTCAACTCGCAGCAGGCTGCGGAGTTCGCTTTAAAGGCCATCCTGATAAGGAGGACGGGGTACAGGCCCTACACGCATTCCATAACGGAGCTCCTCGATGCCCTATCTGAGATATCGGAGGTACCTGACGACGTGAGGGGATGTGAGGGCATAGAGGAGCATTACCTGAAGGCCAGGTATCCAGAGGCCAGGCTGAGGGAGTACTCGAGGGAGGAGGCCGAGGATGCGATTAGGTGTGCGGAGGTGATACTGAGGTATGTCGAGGGGCTTCTTGAGGAGGAGGGCTGATGAGGAGAGGAGGAAAAGCTCGATGCTGAGGGAGATATCATCGAGGTACGATGGGCTGACGGTGATGCTCTTCGGCTCTAGAGCGAGGGGGGAGCATACGGCAGCCAGCGATTACGATCTGATCGTCATCTACGATGATCCTGATGAGCTGAGGAGCTTCAAGGAGGAGCTTAAGAAGGAGAGGATTCCAGCTGATCTTCATTGTTTCACCCTCAGGGAGGCCATTGAGCTTCTGAGGTCCTCAACAGTGCTCCTGGACGCGCTCGAGGAGGGCATCGTCCTGAGGGAGGGCATAGCCCTGGAACCCCTCAGGGAGGAGATGGGGAGGCTGAAGGGGAAAGGTTACAGGAGGGTGAAGGGGGGATGGATAATCCCCTCAGCCGATTAACGCGTTTCGGACAAGGTACTTCTTAGGCCTTGGAATCGTGTGAGAGTATTCTGGAATCCCTTCTTCAACGACCAACCGATCTCTGAGGCTTCTAACCCTTAATAGGTCTCATTAGTATCCATGGGCATCGGCTTCCCATTTGAAAAAGGCTTAATATTTAATCAGCTGTACATATCTTCCATTGTAACCACATGCCATAAGACATGCGGGTAAGAATACAGGGCCCACTGAGGAGGGCTCCTCGGGTTGGGGATTGGGAGGTAGGGCTTTCGATTGGGACGCGATATGGTAGCGCTTTTTGGATCCTCGTAGATTCGGAAATTTCATGCTGAAGACGACGAGGGAACCCGCTTGGAAGGAACTATTGAGCTCATAAGGTAATTGTTGAGCCTCACGAGAGCCATTTGACCGAGCTAATTGGGGAGATGAGCGAGTTGAGGGTTCGGAGAGTTAAGGGATACTCGATCAGGTTTGAGAAGAGAGGGAGGTGGAGCTAATACCTCTTCGGAGATGCGATTCCCAGGTAGAGTCCTGTGGGCTCTCGAGTAGGATTCGGTCTGCCGTGAGGTATCACTCGAGGATAGCTAGCAGGCACATAAGTTTTCAGGCGTGAGTAATATGAGGTGAATGCAATTAGACCAAGGCTAGTGTTATATGGAGAACCGTTAGGCCACTCGCCCATTGGGATCCGAAGGCTTATAACGGAGTGTCGTCGTGATGATGGTGCGCCGCGTGAGGTACGAGGTTGAGGTCAGATTTCACGGGGACTTCGTCAGGGTCGAGGGTAACAGGATAGTTATCGGGCTTACCTCAGATCCTGTGGGCGGTAAGGCGAACCTAGAGCTCATCAAGAAGATTGCGAAGCACTTCAAAGTACCGTCATCCCGAGTGAGGATCGTGGCGGGCTTGAAATCGAAGCATAAGATAATCGAGATAGCTGAGGACTAGTGGAAGGTTTTCGTGGGACTCGCTCAGTCCCAATCAACACAGGAGCCCTCAAATGGATCGGGGTATTAACGCTTACTTTGACTCCCACGACTTCGGCTCCCCGATGGGTTAAGCAGCAGCCCCTAGAGGCAGATCCATAGAATATTATGATAACTGTTTATCCGGCTACAAGACAACCTCTACGCTGTGAAGAATGTAGCTCAACAGATTTGGAAGGATAAAGCTCACGATCTCCACAGCTGTCTCTATATATACATCATATTTATGGCTAGGGCGTACCCGATATGTGACGAGAGATCCGAATGGCCGTCATAGTCATGTGCCTCACCGTCGGCTGCGAAACTCCCCTGTAGGGGGAAGGGACAAAATCTATGAGTCCATAACGGTTCACACTCTCCAGCCACTGCGCAGCCTCCGGGTGAGGATTGCTAAGGAGTTCCTCCTTAAAGGTGATCTCCTAGACGATCACGGAGCTTCTAGCAGATATATCATTATTAGGGGAGATCGCACAGGGTTAAGGGAGGATACCAAAAACAGTTGAGGAATCCGTCGGAAATAAGCTCAATAGGACGAGAATTTACGATTCCCCTTGAGCTGAATTCAATGGAGGAGGAGTTGAGGGATGGTGATTGTGATCACTGTAGCAGCCAAGATAAATGGCATAGCAGGGTAAGCGGGAGCTATCCAGCTTCCTTCCCTTAAAGAATCATTTTGGGAGATGCTTAAGGCAGCCCTCAAAACGAACTTTCTTTTTCCATCGACATTAGCTTCAGCTGGACTCGCGAACTTAGCTAACCTCTCATCGTAAGGCGAGAGGACCATGAGGGCTAGGACCTTCCTCCAGAGTGGTTCATCAAAACCTTCAACTAATTTATGATTTCTAGATATTTTTACTATATTAACTAGGAATTGGAATGGAATTATTAAAGCTATTAATATCTTCGATAGGAGATATGCAAGAAAAGCGTCCGGAAACATGCAATTTCCGGACAGTAGTGCCGTTAGGGTGAGGTAGGCCAGCACGTCCGCCTGACCTGAGAGCGAGAGCAACCACTCCATCGCGAGCATTATGAGAAGTATTAGGAGGAAAGGCCACGCTTTGGAGATGAATTGGATGGTTTGATCGTGATTAAGGAGCTTCATGGTTATGCCGAGGGCTGACCCGATCACCCATAGCTTATCCGGTATGGTTCTCTCCCTGAGGTCGTAAACGCTGGCCATAGCTAGCAGCACGATTGCCGCGAGCTCGCAGATCTGATCCACGTTTTCATTGTGCCGCATGGAAATATAAACAAGGCTTGATGAAGGGGGAGTGTGTCATTTGATTTTCTGGAATGCGCTCTCAGTTGGGAATCGCACCAACTGATCACAAGCGAGGGTAATACAGCTTCGAAGAATTCCGACCATTGGAGGAAAGGATAACCGTCAGCCCCACATGGGGCTCTAACGTGACTCTTAAAGCTCACCAAAAAACGTGGAGCTATTCCCTCTCCATCCTCCTCTTAAGCTCGGCAACTAGGACGTTTATTACGTTATCCCTCAAGGAACTCAAATCGTTCCTTATTTGATCTATACCCACCTCAACCCTCTCAGTCCTCCTCTCAAGGAAGTTCACCCTTTCCTTAAGTGAGCTTAGATCACTCCTCATCTGCTCAATGCTTTCCTCAATCCTTTCCATCCTCTCCTCAATCTTCCCTATCCTTCCCTCCAGGAGGGACATTCTGCTCTCGAGGCTATTCATTTTCGCCTCCAGATCCCTCCTAGTGACCTCCAGGTCCTTCCTAACACCCTCTATCTTCGCCTCCAGATCCCTCCTAGTGACCTCCAGGTCCTTCCTAACACCCTCTATCTTCGCCTCCAGATCCCTCCTAGTGACCTCCAGGTCCTTCCTAACACCCTCTATCTTCGCCTCCAGACTCGATCTCATCTGATCCATCATCAGGATGCCCATCTCCCAATCACTCAGCTTCTTTCCAGCGGATGCCTTCTCAACTATCCTCTTCACGTAGTCAGATACCATCCTCTCTATCACGCTATAGGCTAAGACCTCTGCCATCACTCCTCTCAACATCGCTGAAATAAAAGATTATGGGTACCCCTTGCGTTGGTAAAGATTATCTCGGGAGCCTCTGACTCGCTGCCCATTTACGATCCCACCATACCATTCTTCAGCGGAAAGATCTCGCCCCGCTTGCTTACTCACCATTCGATTCCTATGTTAAAACTCAGGGATGAAATCAGGGTACTTAGTGAAGAGCTTCAATCGACAAGGGCGAGTTTTGCGTGGCGCGGTGCGATGAAACTGCATTCATTCATCGAGAGGATGGTCCCTCCAGGAACGAGGAGGGGAAGATGGTATTATAAAACGTAACGAACTATGCTAATCGGATCCGAGGAGAACATCAGAAATTTTACACACGCATAAGCATGTAGCTCACTCACACTCTCGGATACATCCTATTCTGCCGGACTTATTTTCCACATAAATGTATTCGTATAAGCAAAGTTCTATTTTTCATTTAAAAGTTTCAAAATCTTAAAGTTTATGTGGTAAAGGGTGTTGGCAACTTTCCTGGCGATCCTGACCTCCGGAAACTCCCTAGCTATGAGCTCCGGAGTCCCGTCCGTGGAGGAGTTATCGACGACGATCACCTCTAGGGGGTCGTTCAGGAGGACGGACTCGACCGCCCTCCCAATGTAGCTACTGGAGTTGAAGGTGACTATTATCACACTTGCATCTTCAGTGAGTTTCTCGCGGTATTCTCGAGAGCTTAGCCGGTGATCAGCGGAGTTAGAGGATTCACGTCCATCATTGATCAATTGGCATTCTGAATTTCCCATGGGAGGGCCTCCACAGAGGTTCTGTGCCCTTTAGGAGCGAAGTTATTTAAAGTTTTAGGCATTGGTAGGACAAGGAAATCCATTCACTCCACATGCTTGCGGAAGCATGAGCTACTTTCCCATTGCCTCTCGATACCACTCGACGAACCTCCCAGCTATCAAATGCATCTCCAGCTCCCTCGGGTACCTAGGAGCTACTTCCTTTGCCCTCAGTATAGCTTCAGCAATTATGGAGCTCGAATATGTGGGGTTCCTTCTGCTGATATTGAGGAGGGGCCTGGGTATCCTCCCCGGTCCCGCTATCACGAACCTCATCCTCCCGTTCAGCATGAGGGCCGCTCTCACCAGGGTGTCTAACCCCCTTGTAGGCCTCCATCCTACCGAAGAAGAGAGCTACAGGTTCCCTGGATACATCATCACGTCTGTATCTGGTGAAACGCTCAGCTATGCTTCCATGCGGTATTACCTTAACTCTACGAGCCCCTAATTTGAGAACAGCTTCTCTGAAGACCTCACTATGTACATGAACGCTATGGGCCTTAGGGATGATGAACCTCCTGATTGCGGAGTCGAGCATCTCCCAAAGATTTCCCCACCAATTGATACCTTCTCGGAGCCTAATTTTGGGTAAGTAAAAATCTCGCCATAGGTTCCCCTAGGTGCTCCATCAAATTACCATCAGATCCCTTCGCTTCCCATCCTAGAGTATCCTCACATCTCCCCGCAGACCTCCAGGTATAAGTTCAGAAGCTGTCTTGCTACTACATCAGCCCTCCATCTCCTCCCAGCTTCTGCCTTCGCTTTCTCCCCGATTCTTCTCCTCAGTGCTTCATCACTCGCTAAAATCAGTAGCTTCTCCGCTATCTCCTTTGGGTTAGTGGGATCGACTAAGAGACCCGTCTCACCGTCTTCAACTAAGTATGGGATTCCCCCGACACTCGATGCTAATATCGGAGTTCCGGTCGCCATCGCCTCTATCGTGGTCATGGAGAACGATTCAATGAATGATGTCAAAGTAACTATTGAGACTTTCTTATAAAGTTCAATCATTTGACTATATGGTACCACTCCAATGAATTTCACATTTGTTAGTCCGGTATTTTCTACAAATTTTCTCAGAATATCCACATAATTCCTCTCTCCTCCTCCGGCGAAGATGATATCGAAATCCCTCAGCTCTTCCCTCACTAAAGCTAACGCTCTGAGGAACCCATGCTGATTTTTAAGAGGCCTCAATGCAGCTGGATAAAGTATCATGTTCTCCTCTTCCTTCTGTACCTTGAAGAATTCGTCGGAGACAGGATTCTCCACCACTACGACCTTGGATATATCAAAATTTTTTCCTACTAACTCGCTTAAGCAGTAATTAGATGGAACTATGACTCTTGTGAATTCCGGGAAGTATAATCTCAGCATCCTCTCGAATATGTAAAGCATGACCTTATAAGGGCCCCTGTAGTAATCTATTGCGCTCCACGGTATGCCGTGAATATTAAATAATATCTCGCTTTTTTGTAAAAATTTTGACAAAAAGACCGCATGTGAGTGAATTAAATTGAACTTCTTCCTCGGTTTTCTTAAAAGCACCTGGGCATCACCGGTCAGTACGATAGGTCAATGCATCCCAACACCCCTCACCTCGATGTACTCGCTGAAAGTTTTACTTTTATTATCGTTTATTGAAAGAAAATTTATTTTTAGGTCATTTTTCATGAGATCCCCTTCTATCTTTAAGAAACCCCTCAATATGTTATGGACCGCTGTTGAAGGACCCAAGTAGGGATCCAAAACCTTCAGGCCGACTATGAGGACCCTCAGCATGGTACCGCCTCCTATATCCTCCCCGTTTCCCTTAACCTCCTTATGATTTCCCTTATAGTAACCTCCTCTCTCATGCGAGTCGGCGAATCGCCATACACAATCTCTCTCCGAGATAACGTCGAGTTTGACTTGAAAACTTCTTTTAGCACCCTTCCATCGACGTCTCTCGGTACAGGAATGCCCAGAATATGTAGTATTGTGGGAAGCACGTCATAGATCTTAGCACCTTCGATTATATGGTTGCTCCTTATTTCGGGACCGTGTATTAGGAACATACCTTGAAGCCTATGCACACCCCGAGTCATCGCATCACTCTCTATCTCGATGAGACAGGAAGGAGTTTTTGTTGAAGCGATCACGTATCCCTCCCGAGGTACTAAGATCAAATCGGGTAGCATGACCCCCGGAGAGGGGTCCTCATAAACGTCTCTTCCATCAAGTATTCTGATCAAGGGTCCCTCACCGCCCTTACCCCTAAACGCCTTCTCCAATTCAGCTCTAATCCTCGATAAGAGAGAGTTCCTCTCATCGCTCGTTAATGAGGGGTTCAGGAACACGTAACCACATGACGACTCGTTTACGCAGAAAGCGGGCGAGTTGGTGTAATCGTAGTGCTTGAGGATTATAGCCCCGCCATGTTTACTCCTCATCACCCTAAACGCCAGAGGTGAAAGTAAATCTTTTAGCTTCTCTGGCAACTTTAGATAAATAAAAGCTATGAGAATCAAAAGATTATGGAAAATTCCTTTCAGAAAAGATTTCAAACTATCTCCCATAACTCCACGTATTTCCTTCAATATTCTCATCTTCCTAAACAAACAATTTACATCTAT
This is a stretch of genomic DNA from Candidatus Korarchaeum sp.. It encodes these proteins:
- a CDS encoding nucleotidyltransferase domain-containing protein; translation: MIGLTGLRYYRMADGERERLLSELRESLEGVDGILFAYVHGSFLERELFRDVDIALWIEDPKEAFSYEVELSSKLELRFKIPVDVQVLNGAPLPFIYIVLTKGRLLLSRDERIRVEVVDEVIREYADLLLISKISEDQLCYR
- a CDS encoding DUF86 domain-containing protein; protein product: MSVVDELIESRIREINDAILILRDILAKEFGKLTIYEKLSMRYLVIQLVEASASICLRILLSFYNETAEGFPHCFERLGSRGVLMEELASRLASAARLRNLLVHRYWSISDERVYESVKKGLGDFEDFIAQVRSFLRR
- a CDS encoding HEPN domain-containing protein, with the protein product MVGLHLKWYTKARRFLEVAKRELEEGYYDFAAFNSQQAAEFALKAILIRRTGYRPYTHSITELLDALSEISEVPDDVRGCEGIEEHYLKARYPEARLREYSREEAEDAIRCAEVILRYVEGLLEEEG
- a CDS encoding nucleotidyltransferase domain-containing protein, whose protein sequence is MSRGFLRRRADEERRKSSMLREISSRYDGLTVMLFGSRARGEHTAASDYDLIVIYDDPDELRSFKEELKKERIPADLHCFTLREAIELLRSSTVLLDALEEGIVLREGIALEPLREEMGRLKGKGYRRVKGGWIIPSAD
- a CDS encoding DUF167 domain-containing protein gives rise to the protein MRYEVEVRFHGDFVRVEGNRIVIGLTSDPVGGKANLELIKKIAKHFKVPSSRVRIVAGLKSKHKIIEIAED
- a CDS encoding prepilin peptidase gives rise to the protein MDQICELAAIVLLAMASVYDLRERTIPDKLWVIGSALGITMKLLNHDQTIQFISKAWPFLLILLIMLAMEWLLSLSGQADVLAYLTLTALLSGNCMFPDAFLAYLLSKILIALIIPFQFLVNIVKISRNHKLVEGFDEPLWRKVLALMVLSPYDERLAKFASPAEANVDGKRKFVLRAALSISQNDSLREGSWIAPAYPAMPFILAATVITITIPQLLLH
- a CDS encoding glycosyltransferase, yielding MGNSECQLINDGRESSNSADHRLSSREYREKLTEDASVIIVTFNSSSYIGRAVESVLLNDPLEVIVVDNSSTDGTPELIAREFPEVRIARKVANTLYHINFKILKLLNEK
- a CDS encoding glycosyltransferase family 4 protein, with product MLLRKPRKKFNLIHSHAVFLSKFLQKSEILFNIHGIPWSAIDYYRGPYKVMLYIFERMLRLYFPEFTRVIVPSNYCLSELVGKNFDISKVVVVENPVSDEFFKVQKEEENMILYPAALRPLKNQHGFLRALALVREELRDFDIIFAGGGERNYVDILRKFVENTGLTNVKFIGVVPYSQMIELYKKVSIVTLTSFIESFSMTTIEAMATGTPILASSVGGIPYLVEDGETGLLVDPTNPKEIAEKLLILASDEALRRRIGEKAKAEAGRRWRADVVARQLLNLYLEVCGEM
- a CDS encoding alkaline phosphatase family protein, with amino-acid sequence MTKIVVIGLDGADWETIRSWAEEGWLPNMKKLMEGSSHGPLESTIPAVTSTAWTSMLSGKRPEKHGILGFTKVERTDSGWNLSVYTSKDKRSPELWDYVDGVIAVNVPFSYPTREVNGILVSGMGTPSIHSQFTYPPEFRDELLRVVPNYELDIDLADYRGKGRLLIDKIYELTEKRIKLLRYLLNKENWRLLFYIFTETDRIQHAFWGRNEVKLYWKYLDDFMGELVEIISTKAEKNGEDIYLILVSDHGFSKLRGKIDVNCLFRKMRILKEIRGVMGDSLKSFLKGIFHNLLILIAFIYLKLPEKLKDLLSPLAFRVMRSKHGGAIILKHYDYTNSPAFCVNESSCGYVFLNPSLTSDERNSLLSRIRAELEKAFRGKGGEGPLIRILDGRDVYEDPSPGVMLPDLILVPREGYVIASTKTPSCLIEIESDAMTRGVHRLQGMFLIHGPEIRSNHIIEGAKIYDVLPTILHILGIPVPRDVDGRVLKEVFKSNSTLSRREIVYGDSPTRMREEVTIREIIRRLRETGRI